The sequence GTGTACTCCTGGTAGCAGCCCGGGCTCTTGTCCGTGTCCGCGTCCCAGCGGTCCTCCATTCCCGAGCGGAACGGTCCGACCTTGTTGCCCGGCTCCGTCCAGAGGACCTCCCAGCCGAGGCTGATGCAGCACTGGTAGCCATTCGTGGTGTACTCCCGGATCGCCGCGCCACCGCTACCATCGAAGTCGTCTTCGTTGCATTCCGGGTAGTCGAGAAGATGGAAGTTTCCCGGCCCGGCGACTCCGCCACCACCACCGCCACCTCCTCCACCGCCACCTCCTCCACCGCCGCCGCCGCCACCGCCGCCGCCACCATTGCCACCACCGTTGCCGCCACCGTTGCCACCGCCGTTGCCGCCGCCGTTGCCGCCGCCATTGCCGCCGCCGTTACCGCCGCCGTTTCCTCGCTGGGCGTATGCCGTGCCCACGAAGAAGTCCCACACCGAGGCCACGGTCCGTTCCGGTGCGGCCTGCGGAGCCGGACCCGGAGCTGGATTGAAAGCGAGTACCGAATGGGGCGTGCCGGGCGGCGCCGGCGCCGAAGCCGAGCCTCCGCCGCTGCCGAGCTTCAGCGTGTACTCCGCGCTGCAGTCCGTGAGGAATCCGCCCGGCGGCTGCACCGGCGCGAAGGGCGCCAGGTGCTCGCAGATCGAGTTCAGCTGGACCGCTTCGGCCGTGGCGTCCGCGGTCACGTCGAGGAACGAGAGCCCGAGCGTCTGGGCGAAGTGGAGCATCACGGGATTCCCTGTCGCTTCCGTGCGCCGCACCGTCACGCGCACCTGGTCGACGTCCGGAAAGTCCACGTCCGCGAGAGGGTCGATGGCGATCGCCGTCTGGGTGGCCTGAAACGCCTTGTTGCTCAGGGCCGTCTCGGCCGCGCGCGATCGCGCGATGTCGGCGTCGATCTCGCCCGTGTCCGGGTTGATGGCGCTCGCGCCCGCCAGCGCGGCCGCGTCCGCGGCGGCCTGGAGCTGCGTGCGCGCGGCCATCACCTTCCCGACGTCGATCGCGAGCGAGACGAACCAGAGCGAGACGAGAAGGAAGAACGCGACATACAGGATCGCGATCCCTCGCTCACCTCGCGGGTCCCTCCGGGTCCCGCCCGTGCCGTTGTGATCGTGGATGGTCATGACCTCTCTCCTATTCGACGAGCCGAAGCCCAAAGATCCCGGTGTCCACCGGAGGGGCGTCCTCGTCGAATCCGCCCGG is a genomic window of Candidatus Eisenbacteria bacterium containing:
- a CDS encoding pilus assembly protein TadG-related protein, producing MTIHDHNGTGGTRRDPRGERGIAILYVAFFLLVSLWFVSLAIDVGKVMAARTQLQAAADAAALAGASAINPDTGEIDADIARSRAAETALSNKAFQATQTAIAIDPLADVDFPDVDQVRVTVRRTEATGNPVMLHFAQTLGLSFLDVTADATAEAVQLNSICEHLAPFAPVQPPGGFLTDCSAEYTLKLGSGGGSASAPAPPGTPHSVLAFNPAPGPAPQAAPERTVASVWDFFVGTAYAQRGNGGGNGGGNGGGNGGGNGGGNGGGNGGGNGGGGGGGGGGGGGGGGGGGGGGGGVAGPGNFHLLDYPECNEDDFDGSGGAAIREYTTNGYQCCISLGWEVLWTEPGNKVGPFRSGMEDRWDADTDKSPGCYQEYTGNGSRVFVTPIVETFSVNGKDVVRIVNFGAFFLKEPVGGDLTHDGITGQFINYVSPGELDGPPVDTGIYGVRLVE